The sequence below is a genomic window from Lentimicrobiaceae bacterium.
CCGAATCAGTTTTTGTAGAATCGATTTTTACTATATTGTCCTCTATAATTTGCATAAGCACAACCATAGAGTTTGAAGCATTGGACAAATTGCCCCGAATTTCGGTAATATTGTCTTTTTTGTTGCAGCCTGAAATTATTGTTACAAAGCATAACAACATGGAAATAAGTAGTAAGAAAAATTTATTGTATAGTCGATTCATATTCTTAAAAATTGTGGGTACAAATATAATTAATCTATTTAAATATAACTTTATTTAGCAACTGTAAAATAGTTTAATTATTCTTAAACGAAACAGAAAGAAGCTTATTGTTAAATAATTGTATTAACTGGAAAATTTGCTATTAGCCGATTGTTTATAAAATTTCGTTGTTCGGTAAATATTAATTACAAAAACATATATCTCTACAGCTTCCTATTATTAGTCTTTTGTATTTTTATTTTCCAAGATGGTTCGGTGCTACGCACCTTTAATATAACATGTACAATTTATGCTATAAATTGTTCGGTGCTAACGCACCTTTGTTACAAAAGCAACATCTCTGTTTTCAAAAGTATTTAACTAAAGCCGTGGAACGGCGACCCATTTGTAACTACGTAATAATAAATATAAACAAGGTGCGTAGCGCCGAACAATTAAAGATTTTTGCGAAAATTTATCTGTCAAAAAAAATCAAAAAATGTATTTATATATAACCGACGGTTTCCTTATTTTAAGATTTTATCAGACTTTAATGGTAAAATTTATAAATTTGCACTCAAAGATTGATTTTTATGGATGATATTAAAATTGTTTCCGTTTCATATACAAATACGCTTCCCTTTATATACGGTATAGAAAATTCAGGTTTCATAAAAAATTATGCCTTGCAGTTGTTGCCTCCTTCGGGATGTGCCAAAGCTCTTAAAAACAACGAAGCCGATATAGGTTTAGTTCCGGTGGGTGCATTAAGCGATTTTGAAAAATATTTTATTCACACCGACTACTGCATAGGAGCTGTAAACTACGTCAAAACAGTTCTGTTAGTCAGCAATACTCCGATTGATAAAATCGAAACCATTTATTTGGATAGTCATAGCCGAACATCGGTTAAGCTGTGTCGGGTGCTAGCAAAAAATCACTGGAAAATAAATCCCAAGTGGAAAGATTTTGTTTACGATAAAGATAATTTCGCTTTGCAACCCAACGAAGCCGCCGTCTTGATTGGCGACAAAACTTTTGAAGTTTTTGATAAATACAAGTACGTTTTAGATTTGGCAAATCAGTGGTACAATTTTACTTCACTTCCATTTGTTTTTGCTTTGTGGATTTCTGCCAAAGAAATAAAAAAAGAAATTATCGACAAATTAAACTCAGCTCTGTGTTACGGTATTAACAGCATTGACGATTGTATCGATAATGCCAAAAATTTAATTATTACCAGGGAAAGGGCTAAGCAATATTTTGAAAACGATATCAGCTACAACTTCGATAATGATAAGAAAAAGGGATTGAAACTATTTTTAAAGTTTGCTGAAGAGTTGTAAAATCATATTACACCGTTTTCAATCATCATAACAATTCGCTCAATATCGGCATCTTCTTTTAGCGGATCGTATTTAGTTTTTAGGTTAAATCCGAATATTCGAGCAAACGACTGATAAAAGAAAGCTCGTCCGCCACCTCTATACATTTTTACGATATCGTAAGACGAATTAGTTGTTTGCCTATCTATTAGTTTTATCAATATACGACCTTGTGTGTAGGTTAGTTTTTTTAGCTGATCGCCAAATTCATCTTGAATATCTTGTTCAGCCTTTTTCATATAGGTTTTACGCAATCTCTTATTATCAATTCCCGACAAAAAATCATTATAGGCTATAAACCTTTCGCCTGCTATCTTTGCGTAGGGATATGCTTTTTTAACATTACGCACAAGTCTGTTCCATGCTACCGCTTCATCAGAGTTTTTGAAACTTCTATTACCCCAAACATAAAATTCACTGAAATATAAAACAGGAATTGTATCGCCGTCGCTGCTAATTATACACCTAGCTTC
It includes:
- a CDS encoding menaquinone biosynthesis protein gives rise to the protein MDDIKIVSVSYTNTLPFIYGIENSGFIKNYALQLLPPSGCAKALKNNEADIGLVPVGALSDFEKYFIHTDYCIGAVNYVKTVLLVSNTPIDKIETIYLDSHSRTSVKLCRVLAKNHWKINPKWKDFVYDKDNFALQPNEAAVLIGDKTFEVFDKYKYVLDLANQWYNFTSLPFVFALWISAKEIKKEIIDKLNSALCYGINSIDDCIDNAKNLIITRERAKQYFENDISYNFDNDKKKGLKLFLKFAEEL
- a CDS encoding DUF4294 domain-containing protein, which codes for MKKLVFILIIVLGSVSGYSQEILNPRTEKGYEARCIISSDGDTIPVLYFSEFYVWGNRSFKNSDEAVAWNRLVRNVKKAYPYAKIAGERFIAYNDFLSGIDNKRLRKTYMKKAEQDIQDEFGDQLKKLTYTQGRILIKLIDRQTTNSSYDIVKMYRGGGRAFFYQSFARIFGFNLKTKYDPLKEDADIERIVMMIENGVI